One region of Thalassophryne amazonica chromosome 16, fThaAma1.1, whole genome shotgun sequence genomic DNA includes:
- the prkcsh gene encoding glucosidase 2 subunit beta: MRCQYLLLLFLSLGGSAVEVQRPRGVPLSKRQFYEEDKPFTCLDGSHTIPFDRVNDDYCDCQDGSDEPGTAACPNGSFYCTNTGFRPAFIPSSRINDGICDCCDTTDEYNSGAACQNTCRELGLKEKESLQKMAEIAKEGFLLKQQLIQEAKRGLEEKKTKLGDVEASKKELENTVEALRTVKETAEQPEREAKERHLKAWEDVKAVARLEKDKAKMAEAFLELDDDADGFISVAELLSHSELDPNSDGSFEETEAQELLGGVHKVDTVTFDGVWNKIKEEYRSEAKADAPPVVESPHEEVKEPVSDNESEQYPEDDFHEEDDDDEEEDDDDDPDEGDDYKSPPVKHAEEKKDEDDAGAMPPYDEETQNLIDSAQKARDEFDEAERSLQEVDEQIRNLQKEISFDFGPSAEFSYLYSQCYELTTGEYIYRFCPFHKVTQKPKYGGSETNLGSWGKWAGPDDNVYSVMMYEHGTGCWQGPNRSTRVKLSCGKETVVTSTSEPSRCEYLMEFTTPAVCQEPQSLDSFLHEHVEL; this comes from the exons ATGCGCTGTCAGTATCTTCTGCTACTCTTTCTGAGTTTGGGAGGCTCAGCAGTGGAAGTCCAACGTCCTCGTGGTGTCCCCCTGTCAA AACGGCAGTTCTACGAAGAGGATAAGCCTTTCACTTGTCTGGATGGCTCCCACACTATTCCCTTTGACAGAGTGAACGATGACTACTGTGACTGTCAGGATGGCTCTGATGAGCCAG GCACAGCTGCTTGTCCCAATGGTAGCTTCTACTGCACTAACACAGGTTTCCGACCTGCATTCATTCCTTCCTCCCGCATCAATGATGGAATCTGCG ATTGCTGTGACACAACTGATGAGTACAACAGTGGTGCTGCCTGTCAGAACACCTGCAG GGAGTTGGGACTCAAAGAGAAGGAATCCCTGCAGAAGATGGCAGAGATTGCCAAGGAGGGATTTCTGCTTAAACAGCAACTTATCCAAGAAGCAAAGAGGGGCCTTGAAGAAAAAAAG ACCAAATTGGGAGATGTTGAAGCCAGCAAGAAAGAGCTAGAAAACACAGTAGAGGCGCTGCGAACTGTTAAGGAGACTGCAGAACAGCCAGAGAGGGAAGCTAAAGAGCGCCACCTGAAGGCTTGGGAAG ATGTAAAAGCTGTGGCTCGCTTGGAGAAGGACAAGGCTAAAATGGCTGAGGCTTTTCTTGAGTTGGATGATGACGCAGATGGATT CATCTCAGTGGCTGAGCTTCTGTCCCATTCAGAGCTTGACCCAAATTCAGATGGTTCATTCGAAGAGACGGAGGCTCAG gagCTGCTGGGAGGAGTGCATAAAGTAGATACAGTGACTTTTGATGGTGTTTGGAATAAAATTAAAGAAGAATATAGATCAGAG GCCAAAGCAGACGCCCCACCAGTGGTGGAGAGTCCACACGAGGAGGTGAAAGAGCCCGTCTCAGACAACGAGTCTGAGCAGTACCCAGAGGATGACTTTCACGAGGAAGACgatgatgacgaagaagaggatgatgatgatgacccaGATGAAGGCGATGATTATAAA AGTCCTCCTGTGAAGCACGCTGAAGAAAAGAAGGATGAGGATGATGCAGGTGCTATGCCACCCTATGATGAAGAAACTCAAAATCTGATTGATT CTGCTCAGAAAGCCAGAGATGAGTTTGACGAGGCAGAGAGATCTCTTCAGGAGGTGGATGAACAGATCCG GAACCTTCAGAAGGAGATCTCCTTTGACTTTGGACCCAGTGCAGAGTTTTCTTACCTTTATAGCCAGTGTTACGAGCTGACCACCGGCGA GTACATCTACAGATTCTGTCCATTCCACAAAGTGACTCAGAAACCCAAATATGGCGGCTCAGAAACTAACCTAGG GTCATGGGGAAAATGGGCCGGTCCTGATGATAATGTTTACTCTGTGATGATGTACGAACATGGAACTGGGTGCTGGCAAGGCCCTAACAGATCCACCAGA gttaAGTTATCCTGTGGAAAAGAGACCGTTGTGACTTCTACATCAGAGCCCAGTCGTTGCGAGTACCTGATGGAGTTTACCACGCCTGCTGTCTGCCAGGAGCCTCAAAGTCTGGATTCCTTTCTCCATGAGCATGTAGAGCTCTAA